One window of Papaver somniferum cultivar HN1 chromosome 9, ASM357369v1, whole genome shotgun sequence genomic DNA carries:
- the LOC113307809 gene encoding serine/threonine-protein kinase PBL27-like isoform X2: protein MPMFRFFKRRDGYEKVEFQHDDSFRVFKSRELIVATDKFSPGRVLGEGGRVYKGILKDGQEVAVKRFEEQEDLWAEVRMLNCVEHPNIVKMIGYCDKEKDHIIVYEFVPLRSLDLHLHDLKPGKTPLDWKTRMKIAMGVAKALEYLHDQKDPPVIYSGLKRSSILLDENYDPKLSDFGCAEHGPTLNHTAANRKFSLCYLGPEYPMTGYLSLKSDVYSFGVVLLELISGKKAINGYNNVVLWARPLLNHRKKFPEIADPLMEGKYPHRGLVQALNLAKWCLQEDFRKRPLTEEVVMFLTNLAPLSQISEAA, encoded by the exons ATGCCTATGTTTCGGTTTTTCAAGAGAAGGGATGGTTATG AAAAGGTTGAATTTCAGCATGATGACAGTTTTCGTGTCTTCAAATCGAGAGAGCTAATCGTCGCCACTGATAAATTCAGTCCAGGACGTGTATTAGGCGAAGGAGGACGAGTGTATAAGGGTATTCTCAAAGACGGACAG GAAGTTGCCGTGAAAAGGTTTGAAGAGCAGGAAGATTTGTGGGCGGAGGTTCGAATGCTCAACTGCGTAGAACATCCTAACATTGTCAAGATGATTGGTTACTGTGATAAAGAGAAAGATCATATTATAGTATATGAATTCGTGCCATTACGTTCGTTGGATCTTCATTTGCACG ACCTTAAACCCGGAAAAACGCCTCTTGACTGGAAGACTAGGATGAAGATAGCAATGGGTGTGGCCAAGGCTTTAGAGTATCTGCATGATCAAAAGGATCCTCCTGTAATCTACAGTGGCTTGAAAAGATCCAGTATTTTACTCGATGAAAATTATGATCCAAAGCTGTCAGATTTCGGTTGTGCAGAACATGGTCCTACCCTGAATCACACCGCGGCCAATAGAAAGTTTTCATTGTGCTATCTTGGTCCAGAGTATCCTATGACTGGCTATCTCAGTTTGAAATCTGATGTCTATAGTTTTGGTGTTGTTTTGCTTGAGTTGATCTCTGGGAAGAAGGCAATTAATGGATACAATAACGTTGTTTTATGG GCACGGCCATTACTTAATCACAGAAAGAAGTTCCCCGAAATTGCTGACCCACTCATGGAAGGAAAGTATCCACATCGGGGACTTGTCCAAGCTCTCAATCTTGCGAAATGGTGTTTACAAGAAGACTTTCGCAAAAGACCTCTTACAGAAGAAGTTGTGATGTTTCTAACAAATTTAGCCCCCCTCTCCCAAATAAGCGAAGCAGCATAG
- the LOC113307809 gene encoding serine/threonine-protein kinase PBL27-like isoform X1: MPMFRFFKRRDGYAEKVEFQHDDSFRVFKSRELIVATDKFSPGRVLGEGGRVYKGILKDGQEVAVKRFEEQEDLWAEVRMLNCVEHPNIVKMIGYCDKEKDHIIVYEFVPLRSLDLHLHDLKPGKTPLDWKTRMKIAMGVAKALEYLHDQKDPPVIYSGLKRSSILLDENYDPKLSDFGCAEHGPTLNHTAANRKFSLCYLGPEYPMTGYLSLKSDVYSFGVVLLELISGKKAINGYNNVVLWARPLLNHRKKFPEIADPLMEGKYPHRGLVQALNLAKWCLQEDFRKRPLTEEVVMFLTNLAPLSQISEAA; encoded by the exons ATGCCTATGTTTCGGTTTTTCAAGAGAAGGGATGGTTATG CAGAAAAGGTTGAATTTCAGCATGATGACAGTTTTCGTGTCTTCAAATCGAGAGAGCTAATCGTCGCCACTGATAAATTCAGTCCAGGACGTGTATTAGGCGAAGGAGGACGAGTGTATAAGGGTATTCTCAAAGACGGACAG GAAGTTGCCGTGAAAAGGTTTGAAGAGCAGGAAGATTTGTGGGCGGAGGTTCGAATGCTCAACTGCGTAGAACATCCTAACATTGTCAAGATGATTGGTTACTGTGATAAAGAGAAAGATCATATTATAGTATATGAATTCGTGCCATTACGTTCGTTGGATCTTCATTTGCACG ACCTTAAACCCGGAAAAACGCCTCTTGACTGGAAGACTAGGATGAAGATAGCAATGGGTGTGGCCAAGGCTTTAGAGTATCTGCATGATCAAAAGGATCCTCCTGTAATCTACAGTGGCTTGAAAAGATCCAGTATTTTACTCGATGAAAATTATGATCCAAAGCTGTCAGATTTCGGTTGTGCAGAACATGGTCCTACCCTGAATCACACCGCGGCCAATAGAAAGTTTTCATTGTGCTATCTTGGTCCAGAGTATCCTATGACTGGCTATCTCAGTTTGAAATCTGATGTCTATAGTTTTGGTGTTGTTTTGCTTGAGTTGATCTCTGGGAAGAAGGCAATTAATGGATACAATAACGTTGTTTTATGG GCACGGCCATTACTTAATCACAGAAAGAAGTTCCCCGAAATTGCTGACCCACTCATGGAAGGAAAGTATCCACATCGGGGACTTGTCCAAGCTCTCAATCTTGCGAAATGGTGTTTACAAGAAGACTTTCGCAAAAGACCTCTTACAGAAGAAGTTGTGATGTTTCTAACAAATTTAGCCCCCCTCTCCCAAATAAGCGAAGCAGCATAG
- the LOC113311613 gene encoding probable serine/threonine-protein kinase PBL7 yields the protein MKIAEGVAKALKYLHDQKDPPIIYSGLKSAAILVDENYNPKLSDFCRAKHEYALCGKLTLKSDVYSFGVVLLELISGRKAVDETKFYTSEEWHTAAWARPLLMERKQFPDPLMKGQYPYRGLVQALNLAKMCLQQEEAQQRPCIAEVMTTLSSLVSQI from the exons ATGAAAATAGCAGAAGGTGTTGCCAAGGCTTTGAAATATTTGCATGATCAAAAAGATCCTCCTATAATTTATAGTGGCTTGAAAAGTGCCGCCATTTTAGTGGACGAAAATTATAATCCAAAGCTGTCAGATTTCTGCCGTGCAAAACATG AGTATGCTCTTTGCGGCAAACTCACTTTGAAATCTGATGTCTACAGTTTTGGAGTTGTTTTGCTTGAGTTGATATCTGGGCGGAAGGcagttgatgaaaccaaattttatacTTCTGAAGAATGGCATACTGCTGCATGG GCACGACCATTGCTTATGGAAAGAAAGCAGTTCCCTGACCCACTCATGAAAGGACAGTATCCATACCGTGGGCTTGTCCAAGCTCTCAATCTTGCGAAAATGTGTCTACAACAAGAAGAAGCTCAGCAAAGACCTTGTATAGCAGAAGTTATGACTACTCTATCCAGTTTAGTCTCCCAAATTTAA